The Hordeum vulgare subsp. vulgare chromosome 7H, MorexV3_pseudomolecules_assembly, whole genome shotgun sequence DNA window AtgatttacaaaaagaaaatatcTTGACTTGTACTTAATCCAACACCAAGCATGGACTACATATATTTTGCTCTAAGCGTCCATCACATATACTATTCATGACGACGTAAAACTGACGCACAAAAAAATAAGTTGTGGCTGACAAGCATTACTTGATTCTCAGGAAAAAATGCATTACTTGATTaggtggcatggtttgcatggaTAAATTAACGCAAAATAAGCAACTTATCAGTGTATGCATGACTTGTGATCCCACACATTTTTTATCGGATGGCTATCAATTATTCAAGTGATTTAGAAGAACACATGTGCAGCAAAAATGTAATAGTGGGGACTAACTATTTATAAGTACAAGATTCCAGTGGCACATGGTCTTCTGTTTTGAACTTTGGAAATGATTTTAGACAAAACTTAGAAACATAATTTCAATTAGTTCAAACATATTTCAAAACTTTACAAGTATATATCAGAAATAATCATGGTAATTCATATAATTTTATCCATATTTCTGTTATTTTAAGAAACATTCCGCAAAAAGTGACACAAAATTTCAATTTCAGAAAACCTTTACCACAATTTTCAATCATTTTAAAACATTTTCAATTTCAGTGTATAGTTTTTAAAATGCATTGATATAATGTATTTTTACCTATATTTATGAAAAAAAAACCCGGTATGCACATTAGTATATGTAGTGGAATGAAAAAAATTGCTAGTACCACACATGGATCTTAACGCATTGAAGAATGACGGGAACTTATTCCATAAATGATATCTATGCCGACGTATCCATGGAATTTAGTATTCACATGTAAATATTCCACTTttgaatttttcagattttgttgAGGTTTCAAATGTTATTTCTTTCATCTAAAAAAAACCGTATCTTCATTTTTTCCTTTAGAAACTGGGCTCATTTTCGATGGAAGTAACGAAGATCAGTCTCGTACACTTCGTTCTACTGGGTCGAAATTCTCGAATTGGAGCAAGAAAAAGCCTTTTTCATACGCGGCCCATCACAGAACCCATAAACCCTCTCCATCCCCACCGTTCCCACCAagctagggtttttctctcccGCCTGGCCGCCGCCCGTCCGTccacccaccgccgccgccatggccgccgacaCCTCGAAGCCGCTCTTCCCCGCCGCGCCGCACACCTCCCTCCTCCCGTCCCACGGCAACCCCAACCGCCTCTCGCCGGAGGCCACCTACTGGCGCAACTTCCGCTCCTCAGAGCTCGAGACGAGCTCCACCTACTCCGTCACCCACCTCGCCTTCTCCCCGGCGCACGCCAAGCCCACGCTCGCCGCGGCCTGGTCCTCCGCGGTGCACCTCTtcaccggcgaccccctcgcgCCGCGCCCCAAGGTGACCGTCTCCAAGGACGACGCCGCGTTCTCGCCCTCCTTCCGCTGCGACGGGGCGCTGCTCGCCGCCGGCGACAAGAAGGGCGTCGTCCGCGTCTTCCGCGTCGACAAGCCCACCGCGGGCCCGCTCCGGACCCTCTCCGCCCACACCGCCGAGACCCGCGTGGTCTGCTACCCGGAGGCCGGCGGCGACAAGGTCCACCTCCTCACCGCCGGAAACGACGCGCTGCTCGCCTACTGGGACGTCCCCTCCGAGACGCCCGTCTTCACCGTCCCCGCGGCTCACCGCGACTACATCCGCGCCGGCGCGCCGTCCCCCGTCGACCACCACCTCTTCGCCACCGGCTCCTACGACCAAAGCGTCAAGCTGTGGGACGCCCGCACGGGGAAGGCTCCTGCTCTGTCCTTCTCCCATGGCGCCTCGGTGGAGTGCGTGCTCTTCCTGCCGTCCGGCGGGTTGCTGGCCACGGCCGGAGGTACCACGGTGAAGATTTGGGATGTGATTGGTGGTGGCCGGCTCGTGCACTCGGTGGAGAGCCATGTCAAGACAGTCTTTGCGCTCGCTCTCGGGAAGATGGGCACCACCGGGGAAACTCGGCTGCTTAGCGCAGGGAGTGATGGATATGTGAAGTGCTTTGATTATGGGGAGCTCAAGATGACACACTCGATGCGGTACCCCAAGGAGTTGCTGTCCCTGGCTTGCTCGCCGTGTGGGACGGTGCTTGTTGCCGGATCTTCAAAGGGAGACATTTTTGTGCGCAGAAGGAAGAAGAATgcaacggaggaggaagaagaggaggttgTCAGCAGCGAGTTCGCTTGGACGACGCCCAAGCCAGAGAAGCAGGCGCTGAAGCCGAGCTACTACAGATATTTCCTCCGTGGTCAGAATGAAAAGGCCAAGCAGGGCGACTTCGTGATCTCAAGGCCCAAGAAGGTGAAGTTCGCAGAGCACGACAAGCTGCTGAGGAAGTTCAGGCACAAGGAAGCTCTGGTTTCAGCATTAGCCAAGAACAATCCGAGGAGCGTCGTGGCGGTCATGGAGGAGCTGGTCGCGAGGAGGAAGCTGGTGAGATGCATCGGGAATCTTGACGTGGCCGAGCTCGGGCTGCTCCTCGACTTCCTGCATCGCAACACGACCCTGCCGAGGTATGCAAGGCTGTTGCTTGGGGTGGCGAACAAGGTCCTGGAGATGCGTGCTGAGGATATCATAAGCGAGGATGGGGGAAAGCTGAGGGGGTGCGTCAGGAACCTTAAGCGGATGGTCATGGAGGAGATTCAGATACAGCACACCCTGCAGGAGATCCAGGGGATGATATCTCCCATGCTTGCGCTTTCTGCGAGCAGATAAAAGAGAATTTTGTTACCTGTTTGGGTTGCCATAAGTGCTCGTGTATGTTCATTTATGCTTCATAGACCATGCTTGCTTGTTGGTGAAATTTTGGCTTGTTTCTACTGAGTGAGatcctagtgcctagagacttttGTTCAGATTGTTCTTCTAATATGTGCCCCTATTTTGATGATGTTCAGTACCGATTCAAGTGATGTGGTTGCTTATTCCTCAAGCTTCTCTTCCACAAAAATATTATTAATCATTCAGTTTCCAAGTTGAGATCGATCATCATGCCAGAGCTAAAATGCTCACATTTATCTGGAAGGAATTGATAGCTTTGCTGTTTCAGAGACTGGAGCTTTTTCTTTGTCATTTTTCTTGCAGGTCTGTCTTGATATTTtcgtgaactttgtaatgcatcgTCAAACCAGTTCTGGACATTTGCATTCCGTCTCCTGTCATGACAAAGTTTGCGGAAGTTGGCTGCTTCTTTCACATTCCTTAATCCATCCGAAATCATTCTACTTTCACCTTGCATCCGGCTCTCAGGTACTTTGATTCTTACCTCTTTCAATCCTCAATTCAATGCTCTGTGATTACCACATGGCCATAATCCCGACTTTTGTTCAGATTATTTCTCTAGTATGATTATTTTAATGATATTCAGTTCAAGTGATGTGGTCGCTTATTCCTTGTGCTTCTCATATTTGTGCTTATCTTCCAGATAAATATAATCAACCATTCAGTTTCTAAGTTTTTATAGACCCTGTGGCATGTGCTGATCATCGTGCTAGAGCTAAAATGGTCACATTAGTCTGGAAGAAATTGATGGTTTCACTGTTCAGATTCGCCTATTGAGGCGTTCAGGTCGTCGCCTAGGCGGGGGAGGCGCTGCTCTGGTCCAATTTGGGCGCCCTGGTCCAGGTCGAGCGGGAACTGGCGAGGGGCGGGGCGGGAAACTGAAATTGGACGGGATTGGAAAGAAATTGAGGGGCAATCTGAGGTGAAATAgatgggagagagagtggggaacACACACGTGAGAGGAATCGatctgggagagagagagaagagctcTCTCCTCTCACGTGGCCAGCCCCTCCTCCGCCAGATCCTGTCCGCCGGACAAGTTTCCTCCCTCGCCCAGCTTCCTCTCCATTGCCGGCGAAGCTTCCAGGCCTCTCCTCCCCTGGCGCATCCCTCCCCCAGCAGGGCAACAAAGTACGACTACTCTGCTGCCCATGGTCTCTTTCCTCTCCGCCCCTCACTGCTCTGCTGCTGTGCTGTGCTGCTTCAAAAGTGAACTAAGGCGTCGCCTTGCGCTTTAGGCGTtgagcccccccccccgccgcgccTGGACGCCTTAAAAACCATGGTGTGTTGTCATGCCCTTGGTATGGAACATAATACGTTCAGTGGTTATTAGGTCTTGCTCGCTCTCTGCATAATTCTCTGTTGGAGCCTACCAGATTATAAGACTTGCAAAAGGTGTTGCTTACACTACTAATTGTGCAATGTACTGGAGGCAGCTATTGCTGTTCGATTCAGTGATTTTATTGATGTTCTGAGAGGCACTCAGTACGTGGCAGAGTTGAGTAGCCACCATACCTGCGCTGACTCTTGTTCAtgtctatggaaacactaaagagAGAAGTTTCTTTCATACATGTACTCATCTGTAGTGTATAGCTGTAGAGATTTCAGATTTGTAACAACCCTGTGTGCTAAGCGGAATAGCATACGACGCTCAAGTTTCAATATTACTTCTGAAACTTTGATCCTGATCTATTAATAATATTCTGATTGACTGGTCGGTTTTTGGTGAAGGGCTTAGTTAGCAACTCCATGATTTTGTGAAAATTTCAGCTTGTGTTTCTGCAAAGCAAATTTTGAACAGCAGATAGGTCCGagtttggtagaaatcaagaggaTACTGTAAATCATGCATTAGTAGCTAGCTGATCAATACAGCTTGTGATGAACCACTATTTTAATTGATATGTTGTGCTGAATGTTGAGTTACATGCATCTGTATTATTTAAGTTACAAGTTAGTCCTGGATCTCTTGAATCATGCCTCTGCATAGAGTGCATTTATTATAACTAAAAGTGGCTAGATATTTATTCCTTACATTTTGAGACTTGAACTATTTGTGTGTTATCCGAGATAGTAACATAATGTTTTTCCTTTTCATTCTTCTTGCAGGCCTGTCTTGTTTTTTTAATGCATCGTCAAAAGAGTACTTGACAATGGCAATCCGTCTCCTGTCACAGCAAAATTTGAGAAAGTTGGCTGCTTCTTTCATGCTCCTTATGCCTTAATCAATCCAAAAACATACTGCTTCCACCTTCCTATCTGTCCCTTGGGCAGTGAACCCATTTTGTTGATTCTTATCTCTTTCAATGCTCGATGTTTACTACATAACCAGAATTTGTAGTTTATCTGCTTTTTCATGAAGTGCCATAATTTACCAGTTGCAGCTGCTTGGCTTAATTCTATGGTTGCATTTTTTCTATTTATCACTGTACTTGATTTTGCCAAGTGTTGCCTACTTGGTCACTCAACTTGTTGTCTGAACTCTGGAGGTGTCTAGCACTTACATAGGACATAACTTACCTTTGATCATATTTCATCCATGACAAATTGAATTTAGTGTCATCATATTTCCCTTCTACTTATCGCAGGTCTGATGCTGTTTCCCTTAACAAATACTTAAGTCCCTTTTACTCATTTGTGAATTCATGGGTGTTAGATGTGCTACCTATGATTCCGTGAATCTTGTTTTGTCTAAAGATAGGAATCCCAAGTTTGACATTGAGGAGGTGGAGCCCTCCGGAAGGGGATGTACTCAACCAAGAGGCGTTTGAAGCTTCGGAGGAGGCGGGaaaagaggaagaggaaggaggccGATAAAAATGATCCACGGCAGTATCAGACCCAAGGGGGAAAATAACAAAACAACAATTTCCTACAGTTGAAGCATGATTCAAATATAAGACGGAGAAGGTATCAACAAGTTAGccttgttttcttcttttgctatttGGTTTGCTTGGTTACTGCCTCACTTAAACTTCATATTTAGATTGTGAATTGGAAAGATGCTTAACATTATAAACCTGAACATGGTTTGACAGTTAACACCCATATGCCAGCACATTACCTATCAGCAGCCTGTTTCCGGTTCATATGTCTATAAACACAGCTCGTGGCAGCACTTGGCTCTGATCATTAGCCATCAGGCTGACTCTATATGTGCACATCTTTTCAAGTGTCCACTGATACATGTCTTCTTTTTGTCCCCAGGcacttgaattttttttcaaaatatgaAGAATAATAGCTGGTGACAGTTTGCTGTCTCATTCTAGTGTCTGAAAAGCAGGGAGCTTGTACCACTAACTACACTATAGACATGTtgcatttcattgaaaaacacaatCCGAGAATGCTGATCTGGTTCATGGTGGTAGCAAGGAAGCTTCTTCACTAGGAATAGAGGAATTGAATTGCAAAAAGGACCAAGGGCCTCATCTGGCATAATGCTTTTGGATGCCGAGCTCCATGGAGGCCTCCAAATGCAAACTTCAAAATTTgtaaaaattcatatttttatttttcaaaaaattctagAAGAAATTACGGAGATAGAGAAGGCATAATGCATAAGTGTTTAACTTTTAAAAcaaaatacattgaaatgagggcagtgcaaaaaaaaaaaaaacaaatctgaaacttttgaacacatgatactatttATCCTTTTaggccatgaatttgtctttttgtaTAGGTCAGATTTCAAGGTAATTCATCCTGAAATTTTGCACACATACTTCTCACATCCTTGTTTAGTTGTGcattttttttcagtttttttaaaaccaaaattttcgaagattttttcaaaaattcggcCTCCATGTAGGCCGAGAGGCAAACACCATTCTCTTGGACATCACCTTTTAAAATTATGTTTTTCCTCGATCTAGTTTACGCGGTAGCTTTCTTCTAGACTTGTACACTTCATCATGTCGCTTCTTCGCcaatatttttgttatttttctaTGGCTGCCTTGAGAAAGATACAAGATTGTGTCATGGAAGATGAAAGAGTTTGAAGGTCTTGAAAATTTGCCCGTTTCTTTTAGACTCTATTTTCATATTTTGTAATCGTTGTAGTCAGCTCATGTATATCTACCATGTACTATGGCTACCATAAATATATCATGGTATCTATTGTAAAAAAAAGACTCGGATTTTCAAtgatttctactccctccgttccaaaatataagaccttttagagatttcactaggagactgcATACGGagaaaaatgagtgaatgtacactttgaaatatgtctatatacatccgtatatagtttatagtataaaatttaaaaggtcttatatttaggaacggagggagtatattattaGTATTGTACTATTTCTGGAGGCCATTCTCTTACGAGTTGGTTTTGGCATAAACTTGGTGAGACTGATCATGAAGTGTGTCACTTCGGTTCGGCGTTCGGGTAAATGGTGAACTATTACCTTATTTCACTCCTACATGTGGTTTACGGCAAGGATGCCCAATGTCATCCTTTTTATTCCTAGTGTGTGCAGAAGGTTTCTCCTCCCTTCTCAAATACGAGTAGTATGGACAGATCGACAGAGGCATTCCGGCCAGTTTTAGGGCGCTGTGGGTGAATCATTTGTTATTCGTAGACGACAGCCTTATTTTTATGAATGCTGACAGTCAAAGTGCACATAGATTACATCTTATCCTGCAAATTTATGGTGCTGCATCTGGTCAGTGTGTAAACCGGGGCAAAAGTGCTATATATTTTTGTCCAAATACACCGGTCACCAGAAAACAGGCTATCAAGACTATACTCGATGTGTGCATGTGGAGGCGTTCAGTGAACGCTACCTCGGTCTACCCACTGCGGTGGGGAAGATTACCAGTGGAACATTCGATTCGATCACATATGCGAACGCTCGCGTTGCAGCAAGATGCAAGGCTCGTCGGAGAGACTATTTGCTTGTGCTGGGAGAGAAACTTTGATCAAATCCATTGCCCAAGCGGTTCCCACTTTCAGTATGAGCTGTTTTCTCCTGACCAAAAAAGTGTGCAAGAGCCCGACTTCCTGTATGGCGAGGTATTGGTGGAGTAGCTCGACTGACAAGCGATCACTTCACTGGATCTCCCGGAAGAAACCTTCAAGACCCAAATGCAATGGTGGCATGGGTTTCCGTGACCTCCATTTGTTCAATTTGGCTCTACTCGATCGGCAAGCAGGGATGGCGACTTTTGACGACCCCCAATTCCCTGTGTGCTCGAGTGGTCCGTTTGGCACTCGAGGAACAAGCTGACGCACGGGGAGGaaaagttggaccctgctctttcaGTCCGTAGGACCAGGAAAACACTTGCACTCCTCGACATCCCTCGGCGCCAAAGCCAAACGATGGTGTTGCCTGGACATGCATGCATGGTTGGCGCCCCCCGGACATGGAGTTCATAAAGATCAATACCGATGCCGCGATCAGTCGGGACGAAGGCAGCAATCAAACCATACCCGGGCGTGACAGATCCCCTCATTGCAGTGCGCGACGGCATCATCTTTGCCAAGCTAAGGGGTTTTCAAAAGTCGTAATCGACACCAATTGCTTGGAGGTAATTAACCTTTGGGCCGCTCCACACGACTCCCGATCCGTTGTTGCACCAATCTTAGTAGAAACTGGAGAGCTAGCTAATGTTTTTACCTCCTTTGTACTTTAACATGTATCCAGGTCAGTGAACGGTCCTGCTTATATGTGTGCCAAGCGCGTTTGCACGATTGACGGGACTGAAAGCTATCTTGACCAGACCCCGG harbors:
- the LOC123407750 gene encoding protein SLOW WALKER 1; this translates as MAADTSKPLFPAAPHTSLLPSHGNPNRLSPEATYWRNFRSSELETSSTYSVTHLAFSPAHAKPTLAAAWSSAVHLFTGDPLAPRPKVTVSKDDAAFSPSFRCDGALLAAGDKKGVVRVFRVDKPTAGPLRTLSAHTAETRVVCYPEAGGDKVHLLTAGNDALLAYWDVPSETPVFTVPAAHRDYIRAGAPSPVDHHLFATGSYDQSVKLWDARTGKAPALSFSHGASVECVLFLPSGGLLATAGGTTVKIWDVIGGGRLVHSVESHVKTVFALALGKMGTTGETRLLSAGSDGYVKCFDYGELKMTHSMRYPKELLSLACSPCGTVLVAGSSKGDIFVRRRKKNATEEEEEEVVSSEFAWTTPKPEKQALKPSYYRYFLRGQNEKAKQGDFVISRPKKVKFAEHDKLLRKFRHKEALVSALAKNNPRSVVAVMEELVARRKLVRCIGNLDVAELGLLLDFLHRNTTLPRYARLLLGVANKVLEMRAEDIISEDGGKLRGCVRNLKRMVMEEIQIQHTLQEIQGMISPMLALSASR